Within Sorangiineae bacterium MSr11367, the genomic segment ACCGAAGGCGTATTTTTATATCGAGCGCCTACGAAAACGAAAGAAGCATTCAATGAACAAGAATGACTATGTCGGCATGGCGGTGGCGGTCGTGTGCACCGCAGCCCTCGTTGGCTGCGCGAACGCTCAAGCGAATCCGGCGTCTGGCAGTCCAGCGTCGAACCCTCCGCCCGGGGGGCCGCTGCCCTCCGTTGTACTCGTGCACGGCGCTTTCGCCGATGGATCGGGTTGGGAGGGGGTCTACAAGCTCCTGAAACGCGACGGATACTCGGTCAGCATCGTGCAGAACTCGACGGTCACGCTTGCGGATGACGTCGCGGTGACGGGACGCGCGATCGCAGCCCAGACCGGCCAAGTCATCCTCGTCGGCCACTCGTACGGGGGCGCCGTAATTACCGAAGCTGGCAACGATCCAAAGGTCGCGGCGCTCGTCTACATCGCAGGGTACGTGCCCGACAAGGGTGAATCCGTACAGACCCTGATCGGCAACACTCCGCCCGACCAGCCGGCCCCGCCGATCCTGCCACCCAAGGACGGTTTCCTCTCCTTGGACCAATCGAAGTTTGCAGCAGCGTTTGCGGCGGACAGCAACGCCGACAAGGCCGCGTTCATGTCCGCGTCGCAGGTACCGCTCGGAGTGGGGGCGGTCTCGGGTTCCGTGACCACGCCTGCTTGGCGTGCAAAACCAAGCTGGTACCTGGTGCCGACGGCCGACAAGATGATCCCGCCTTCGTTCGAGCGAACGATGGCGAAGCGCGCCGGCGCGACCGTCACCGAGGCGGAGGGGAGCCATACGATCTTCATCGCGAGGCCAGATCTCGTAGCGTCCCTCATCGAGCAAGCCGCGACAGCAACGCAGAGCAAGTAGCTACGAAGAGCTGTTTTTCACCACGGATCACGGCACCGTTGAATCCTTCGTTTCGACGAAGTGGACGATCGCCGTGAGAAACGGGGGGGCTGTGAGTGAGGCTACGACGATAGTTTCGAATCCATTAACGCTCTGGTAAGTGGATCTGAACGGACGCCGCCGTGCATGTGTTGTAAATCGTCGTTCGAAAAGCACCTGCTCGGAAGGATATGCAATATGTTTCGTGCGTTTCATTTTGGCGTCATGCCCTTGGCACTCGCCACATCCATCCTTGGTTGTTCGCGTGAGCCAAACAGCCATTTGGCGGGTGCATCATCCGTGACCGCCAGCCAGTCGAGCCCGCAGGTTTCGCGGGGTAAGGTGCTCGTCGTGCTCTCGAGCACCAACTCCCTGCCTCTACGGGATCACAAGGAGTACAAGACAGGGTACTTCTTGAACGAAATGATGGTCCCCGTAAAGGCCATTGTCGATGCCGGACTCCAACCCGTCTTCGCCAATCCGCAGGGAACGACGCCTGTGATGGATCCCCACTCCGATGACCCATCATTCTTCGGCGGGAACGAACAGACGCTGCGTGACTACAAAGCCTTCCGCGATCGGCTGGAGGGATTTTCGACGCCGCGGAAGCTACGCGATGTCGTGCGCGAGGGGCTCGATGGCTACGTGGGCGTGTTCTTCCCAGGCGGGCATGCGCCAATGGGAGATCTCTTGCAAGACTCCGACGTGGGCGCCACGCTGCAGTACTTCCACGCAAAAGGAAAGCCCACGGGGCTCATCTGTCACGGCCCCATTGCGCTGTTGGCTGCGTCGAGCCAGCCGCCGGCACTCGTCGAGGCGATTGCCGCCAATGACAGCAAGAAGGCGAGCGAGCTCGCACGAGGATGGATCTACGCAGGCTATCGCATGACTGCGTTCAGCACCGCCGAGGAGAAGACGGCGGAAGAGGGCGGAACGCGGGCCTTTCTTGGCGGCAAGGTGCGATTCTACCCCGACGAAGCGCTCCGCATGGCAGGAGGCAACGTTGAAACCGCTCCTCCGGGGAAGAGCCACGTCGTGCACGATCGCGAGCTCTTCACCGGGCAGCAGCCTTTCTCCGATGCGGAGTTTGCCGCGCAGTTCCTGCCAGCCTTGCTCGCTGGCCTCGAAAAATGAGCATGGCTCGCTGACATCCGGCGGGGCTAGACTGGAGGAGCTTCGATGCCCTCCCATGCGAACCGCATCATTGGCTTGTACGAGGACCACGCGCTCGCCTTCGACGCGGACCGGCATCGGGGCCTCTTCGAGCAGCCGTGGCTGGATCGATTTCTGGACCTCATGCCTCCATCGCCGTCCGTCCTCGACGTGGGCTGCGGCATGGGGGAGCCGGTCGCGCGGTACCTCATCGAGCGCGGGTGCATGCTCACGGGGGTCGATGGCGCGCCCGCGATGATCGCGCTTTGCCGTCAGCGCTTTCCGCAGCACGACTGGAACGTCGCGGACATGCGCGGCCTTTCGCTCGGCCATACCTTTCGGGGCGTACTCGCCTGGAACAGCCTGATCCACTTGGAGCGCGACGCGCAGCGGCGCATGTTCCGGGTGTTCGCGGAACATGCGACGTCAGGCTCGGTGCTCATGTTCACCAGCGGAGACGAGGACGACGAGTCGATCAGCAGCTACCGCGGGGAGCCACTCTACCACGCCAGCCTTGCTCCCGCGGAATACCGCGCCTTGCTCGAGCAGAACGGCTTCGAGGTCGTTGCCTTCGTCCCGGGCGATCCGTCCTGCGAGAACACCACGGTCTGGCTCGCCCGCTACGCGCCTTGACCTGCGCTACGTGCGTTCGATGCCGTCGAGCGCCACCTTGCGCAGCACCTTCACCTCGGGCTTGTCCGAGAGCCGGTAGAAGAGCGTCTGGTTGTCGCGGCGGACGGTCACGAGGCCATACGCTTTGAACTTCGCCAAATGTTGAGAGACCGCGGATTGCGATACGCCCAAGATCTCGCCAAGGTCGCACACGCAGACTTCGCCGATCTGGTCGAGCAGGTAGAAGAGGCGCAATCGCGTGGGCTGAGCAACGACGGCGAGGACCGCGGCCCGCTCGTCGAGATCGGGCGTGAACGTCATGCTCTTCTTCCACCGCTTGACCAGATCGCGGCCGGTTTCGGGGGGCGTACATCGAACGGGCATCGCAGTCCTAGTCCTTTCGACCCGTGCAGCACGGGCTCGCCACCGAACCGTCGCCAAGAAACGATGTGACGACGAGCAGTGGAGCACTACCACCAAGTGCCAAAACGATCCACTCGTCCGGCGGAGTCCCCTGAAGCTGCCCATCGACGGTGTACAGGCGGCACTGCAGGCCGAAATCGGTGCCTGCGGCCACGGCGGGGTCGATGTCGATGCCATCGACGCGAACCGTTGGCGAGCCAAGGAAACGTTCGCGGATGGCTTCTTCCTCGCTTGCAATGCGCACCACCGTGACATCCGCCGGGATGCCCGCAGCGCGTGCCGCGGCGCTCGCCCGTGCCACCGTGGCGTCGACGTGGGGGCAGCCGTCGAACATCAGCACTTCGATCCGTTTCATCATTTCGCTTCGCCCTCAGAGAGCAGCTTCGCTTCGTATCCGAGATCGTCGAAGGCGTTGACGTAGGCCAGGGGCCGGCCGGGCGCCGGCTCGTACGCAATCGTTACGCGCTGCGCTCGGACATCGAGCCGCAGATCGCGGAGGCCTCCGACCTTCGCGGGGGCCGCGCGCATCGGCGCCGCGCATGCCTCACAGTCGACGCCCGCCACGTCGAACGTCGCGCTCTCGAGATGGCTGGGCAGCGTGCCACTCGAGCCATGCGAGGACGCGTTCCAGCGTGCCAGAACGGGAGGTGCGGCCGCCACGAGAACCACGACCACGGCGGCGAGCCACAACCCAACGCGTCCAGCGGTCCTCGTACGCGATGGATCGCATCCGCAGCTGTCTCCTGACTCCGCACGCGATCGCCTGGAGCTGAAATAAAATCCCGCAGCAAGGAACGCCGCCGTCGCCGCGAGGAGGTACGGACGGTAGGCGCCAAGCGCCGACGCGACGCCCGCGCCTCCCACCCCCAGGCCGGCAAGGAGCAACGGCCCCAGGCAGCACGAGGAGGCGGCCAGCGCAGCCAACAGGGCACCCCCGACAGAAAGATCTTTCGCTTGCTCGTTCGAGGTTCGCATAGCAGTATATTAACATCTACTAATACACTGCGCCAGCACGAAGGAACGCCAAGCCATCGCTCGACCCGCCGAGGCGATGGTGGTGGTTGCGCGCACATGAAGGGAGGCAACGCATGAACACAGAATGGACTCGACGCGACGTGTTCGCGCTCGTGTACGGCGCCGCGGTGGCGCTGACCGTTGGATGCAAGACGCAGGAAGCGGAAGAGGCCTCGTCGACCGGCGCGAATGCCAGCGCCACCCAGGCCATTCGACCTGAAGACCCGGTCGACGAATCATTCCGCGGCTGCCAGAAGTCGTGCGGGATGAACGCGGCGGACGTATCCGATCGCATCGTGCTCCAGCCAAAAGCGAAGCAGGGCGACTACACGCGCTGTCCCGTGAGTGGCGCGGTATTCCAAATTGCCCCGGAGACGCAACGGCGCGTCCATGACAACCGCACCGCGTTCTTCTGCTGCGAGGCGTGCGCGCGCTACTTCGAGAAGCACGCCGACGCGGTCATCGCGCTTCGCCATCTGTAGCTACCTGGCTATTTACGCGACACGATTGCTCGTGGCCACATCGGTGGATCGTGCGAGTATCGCCCCATGAAGGCAATTGTCTATCGCGATTATGGCAAGGCAGACCTCCTCTGCATGGAGGATATTCCGTTGCCCGCGCTCGCGGTGAACGAAGCGCTCGTGCGGGTTCGGGCTGCCGCGCTCAATCCCAAGGACTCGTTTTTTCGCAAAGGCCGGTTTCACGCTTTCTCCGGCCGGAGGTTCCCCAAGCAAATCGGCGTCGACTTCGTCGGTGAGATCGTCCGGGTGGGTGCTCGCTTCCGCGTTGCGAGGGTCGGGGAACCGGTCATGGGGTTCGTCTCCGAGGTGAGGTACCTCCGCGGCACGCTCGCCGAATTCGTGCGTGTCCGCGAGAACGAGGCAGGCCCCATTCCACCATCGTTCGCCACGCCCGATCTTGCCGGTGTGCCGCTTTCCGCACTGACGGCCCTTCAAGCACTTCGCGACGTCGCGCGCCTCGCGCCGGGCGATCGGGTTTGCATACACGGAGCGTCCGGTGGCGTCGGCACCATGGCCATCCAGATCGCCAAGGCCATGGGCGCGCACGTGACGACCACGTCGAGCCCGAAGAACTTCGCGCTATGCCGCGAGCTCGGCGCCGATGTCCCATGCGACTACGCCGCGGACGACCTATTCGAAGGAAATACGAATTATCGCGTCGTATTCGATGCCTTCGGAAATTTGTCCCTCGCAAAGGTACGCGCCGTACTCTCGAGCCGCGGGGTCTACGTCTCGACGGTGCCGTCGCGCCGCCTTGCATGCGAGGTGCTCGCGACCACGGTCGGATTTCCGCGCGCGCGTCTGGTGGTCGTTCGACCGCGGGTCGCGGACTTTGCCTACGTGGCGGAGCTCCTCATCTCGGGACGACTCCGCCCCGTGACCGATCGCACCTATGCATTTACCCGCACCGATGTCATTGCGGCCATGCACCATCTCGAATCCAAGCGCACACGTGGCAAGGTGATCGTCGACATGCTCGAACACGGGCCCTTTGCATCATAGCCGGCGACGCTGCGCCGCCGTGGGTCAGTCCTTTTTCGCAATCACTGTTCGAAGCAATAGACGTGCGCGGGGGTGCTGCAGGCAACGAAGTCGCCCGACGTCCACCGGTCCGCGCTTCCCGCCGCGGTTCCGGCGGTTGCCTCGGAGTTCGCGGTGCTTGCGGTCCAGCCCCGGCAGGTCCGGTCCGGGACGATCTGCCCTCCCGTACCGGTTCCCGTCCACACCCTCGTGCCGTCGAGGGCCCGACGACCATTCTCGTCTTGGACCAGGCTGGCCGCCCCCGCGGAGAGCTTCCACGCGGAAGCATTGGGCACGGTCGCCAGGTTTGCCTTGTTTTTGAACAGCCACGCCGTGCGGTCCACGCTGTACCAGCCGCCCGCAACCTCCGCGATGCGATCGATGGCATGACGGGTGACGGGGGCGGAGTCGTTGGTGGTGCTCGAAATCCACGCTCTCCAGGTTCCGCCGAGGTTCGCGCTGGCAGCCGCCGTATTGCACAATCTGTCGGCGCCGGCCGCGCCGGGATCGGTCCCCGTGCCATACTTCGCGAAGTCGCCCGGGTACTCCGCGCTGGTCACGAACATGCGTTTCGCGTTCGGCGGTCCAGCAGCATCAGCAAATCCGCTGCCGTTGGTGGGATCACTACCCTCGTTGGACGGCGGAATGGAGGCATCGCGTTCGTCCGAACTCGATCCATCGCCCCTACCACCGCCCTGGGGATCCCGATGCGAGTCATCATTCGGGTCCGATTTACCAAAGTCGAACATCGCGTCGCACGCCATGAGGCCCACCACGAGAAAAGCCAAGTACGCATACTTCATCGTTCCCTCCGTCGCATCGTTCCGCGCGCACGCCATTAAGGAATGCCAAGCCGACCCATCACGCCACCAAATTCGGAATCATGGCCACGGCCGACAAGACGATTGGCCCGGGCCCATCGCGTTGTCGAAGGAAGGTCTTCCGTAGGTTCCTGCACACCGTGAAGCATTGAACGCCGTGCCGAGGCTCGTCCCCGGTAGCGCGCGCCCTCAGCGATAGCGGTCCGTTGCCTCCACCACCTGGTGCAAGATTCCCGGTTCGAACACGGAGTGGCCGGCGTCCTCCACGACTTCGAACCGGGCCTCGGGCCACGCGCGGTGAAGCGCCCAAGCGTTTTGCAAAGGGCAAATGACGTCGTAGCGACCGTGCACGATCGTGGCGGGCAGATGACGAATGCGGTTCACACCGTCGAGCAAGGCCGTGTCGGGACCAAAGAAGGCCCCGTGGACCGAATAGTGGCATTCGAGCCGCGCAATGGCGACGGCAAATGGCCCCCCGGTCGACCGCGCCATGCGCTCTCGATCGGGGAGCAGGCTTATCGTGCGAGACTCCCACACGGCCCAGGCGCGCGCGGCCTCGGACTGCACCTTGGGGTCGTCGTCGGTGAGGCGCTTGTAGAATGCATGCACCAGATCATGTCGTTCGTCTTGCGGGATGGGGGCCACGAAGTCCTCCCACGCATCCGGGAAAATTGCGCTCGCGCCGGATTGGTTGAACCACGCGATCTCGGAAGCCCGCGCCAGAAAGATGCCGCGAAGGACCATCTCCGTCACCCGCTCCGGATGCCGCTGAGCATACGCGAGCGAAAGCGTGCTTCCCCACGAGCCGCCGAACAATTGCCACGCATCGATTCCCAAGTGAACGCGAAGCGCCTCCATGTCGTCGACCAGGTGCCACGTCGTGTTCTGCTCCAGCGACGCGTGGGGCGTGCTCTTGCCGCAGCCGCGTTGATCGAAGAGTACGATGCGGTAGCGCGTGGGATCGAAGAAGCGCCTGTGTCGTGGTTCGGTGGCGCCGCCCGGTCCGCCATGGACGAAGAGCACCGGCTTGCCTTTGGGGTTGCCAGAGACCTCCCAGTAAATTTCGTGCCCACCGGAGACGGCCAAGCGGCCCGCCGAGTGCGGCTCGATCGGCGGATAGAGGGTCTTGCGCATGGGAACGGACCATAGTCGAAAAAACTCGATGCCACGCGCCAACTGCTTCCACCTCGCTCACCGTGCGACAGTCCCCTCCTGGGTCGCGGGGAAGAGAAGCCTTCCTCCGGGCGCGAGCGCGAGATCGTCGTCGAGATGAGCCACGAACCGCTCGGAATCCGAGGTGACGAAGTGAACGTGGATATGGCTCACCGGATTGGTAAGCACGCCCTTCTCACCGGCCACATGAAAGCCCAGCGCCTCGATCGTGCGCTCGCCGAGAGGGCCCAGGCGCCGTTCGCGCAGGAAGCTCGCGTGGGGATCCGGGAATCCGGTGCCCGCGCCACCGACCACGAACCACCGTAGAACGCGCACCTTTGCCTCGATCCGGAACGGGAGCGCGCGCGATGCATCGACGCCCGCGGCATGGGCCGCCTCCGGCACGAACGCCTCGAGATCCTGAAAGCTCACCACGTTCGACGGGATATCGACCGAGCACCAGCGCGCCACCCGCGCATAGACCAAGAACGCAACGGGGGGCAATGGGCCGTCGGAGCGGCTGTAGGAAAGCCCAGCGTATTGCCCGAGGTGCACCCGATCGCCCAACACGAGGATCTCGCGATCGAGGCCATGGGGCATGCCGATGCCCCAAAGCGGGCCTTGCCCCTCGAGCGCGCCAACGGAAACGCTGCCATTCAGTTCGTTCGTGGCAATCCGGCGAAGGTCCCCCACCGAGTGCACTCCGGGATCGCGCAAAGCCTCACCCGGTGCCGGCACAGCGCACGCCTCGATCGTTTCCGCGGGGCGAATGGGCGGCTCGAGCAGCTGGGAGATGCTCTTGTCCGCGCAACCGCAGAGCAGCGCGAAGGCGGCACCCCCTCCAAATTTCCATCGGGCGAGACTCATTTCACGAACGCCTTGCTCGAGTCGGTTTGAATCCGCCAGATGCGAAAATTGGGCGTACTTTGCTCGAAATTCATCTGACCGGCGAAAGCTCGATTGAGCCAATTGCTGCTGAACCACAAGCCGCCTTTGTCATCCCACGTCAGGCTGTCCGGCCACTCCGTGCCGGGTCCCTCGGCGAGGGTCGCAGTCGTCGTGCCCCATGGGGTGAAGTACTGAACTTTGCCGGCCGCAAGGTTCGTGAAATAGATGCGCCCCTTGGCGTCGGCCGACAGGCCATCACCGCCACCGCCGATTCTCTTGGGTCCCGTAATGGCTTGCTCAATCTGCGTGGCGGTGGCGGCTGGATCGAGCAACACGTCCACGTTCGCCGAATAGATGGCATCTCCCGTGGTGACGTTCCAGTACAACGTGCGACCATCCGGAGACAGGGTAATCCCATTGATCCCGACGGCAAGGCGGCCCGTCGGCAGGGCGCGCTCGCCGAGGACGGTCAACTCACGGGTCGGATCATCCTGCACCGAAGGGTGACGGTCGAGAATACGGCGCGCGGAATTGGCCTTGAAGTCGTAGACGATGATGCCGCTGGCCGTCGGCGATCCGGAGCGATTGCCGCTGTCGGTGATGAAGGCGAGCTCCCTCTTTTCGTCGATCACCAGATCATTGAGGAACGACGTCGCACGGTTGGCCACCGAATCCGGAATGGCGTAACGTTTCAACTCTTTGCCGGTATTCAAGTCCAGCACCACGATCTTCTGCGCACCGTCGGGCGTAGGATCGACGCCGGCGACCCACCCCATGTCGAGGATCCACATGCGATTCGCACTGTCGACCTCGACGCCGAGGACATTTTGAAAATGGGCCGCGGCATCCCCCACGGCGTTCTCATCCCAGCCCGGGAACGGAAGCAGGACGGATTTCCCATAGACCGTCACCACCTGATTGAGTGTCGAGGGCACGCCCTTGTCGAGCCACCGCGGCGTGGTCACATAGACATTGCCCTTGCGGTCGACATCGACCCCCGCCAAGGTGGCGCCCTTGTAAACGCCGGCGGATACATACGCCTGCCGTTCCGCAGCGCTGCGCCAAAACCAGTCCATGCGCGTCCACGAATGCATCACTTCGGCCTTGCCGAAGGGATTCCCTTGCGCCGCGTCGACTTCAACGGCCCCCGACTCTTGCGCCGCATCGACGCCGCCCGGCGGCATCTGCGCCTCATCGTTTCGCGCACACGCCAACGCGGCAATCGCCGAGCCGGATACGAGCAATAGGCCAATGTACATGCCAAATGGATTCGTTTTCATATTTGCTCCTGTTCCGCGGGGATGCGCACGGCCCACCCGAGCACGAGCACCAGCGCGGTCGAGATAAGTGGAAAGATGGAAAGGGCCAGCAGCGCCCCGTCGAAACTGCCGCTACGTTGCTTGATCCATCCCACGAGGTATGGACCGCCAAACCCCGAAAGATTCGCGATGGAGTTGATCAGGGCAATGCCGGTCGCGGCCCGGGTGCCCGTGAGCATGGCTGTGGGGAGCGTCCAGAAGACCGGAAGCGAGGCGAAAATCCCCGTCGCGGCCACGCTGAGAACCAACACCGTGAGCCATGGGTCGCGGAGGCATGCGCACGTGGCCAAGCCCATACATGCCAGCGCGGCGGGCAGGGCCATATGCCAAAAGCGCTCCTTGCTCCGGTCCGAGTGCCGCGCCCAGAGGACCATGGCGATCGCACCAGATAGAAACGGCAAGGCGGTCACCAGGCCCGTTTGGGTATTCGTCAGGCCCATGGCTTTGACGATTTGGGGAAGCCAGAACCCCAATCCATAATTCGAGGCGGTAAGACCGAAATACACGATGGCGAGGCAAAGGATCCGCGGACTCGCCATCGCCCGAGCGATGCCGCTCGCGGTGGCGCGTTCGGACTCCGCATCCCCCGCCGGACGGAGCGCGCGGCGCAACCAATCACGCTCCTCGCGGGAAAGCCACTCCGCGCGCTCCGGCGAGTCGGTCAAGTACCAGCCCGCCACGAGCCCGAGGAGGACGGCCGGCGCGCCCTCGAGGATGAAGAGCCATTGCCAACCTTTGAGCCCGAGCCAACCGTCGAGCCCGAGCAAGCTCCCCGAGATCGGCGCCCCCACGACGCTCGAAGCGGGGATGGATACCATGAACAGGCTGACAATCCGGGCGCGGTACGCGGGCGGAAACCAGAACGTCAAATACAGAATGATTCCAGGAAAGAAGCCCGCTTCGGCCGCGCCGACGAGGAATCGCGCAACGTAGAAGCTCGTTGGCCCCGAGACGAACGCCGTCGCCGAGGAAAGAATGCCCCACGTCACCATGATGCGGGCAATCCAGCGACGCGCCCCCACCTTCACGAGCGCGTAATTGCTGGGAACCTCGAACAGGAAGTACCCAACGAAGAAGATGCTCGCCCCCAGGCTGTACGACAAGGCGTCGAGCCCGATGTCCGCATTCATCGTGAGCGCCGCAAAGCCCACGTTGACCCGATCGAGGTACGCGGCCACGTAGCAAAGCACCAAGAAGGGAACGAGGCGCCGCCGAATCTTGCGGATGGTTCGTGCCTCGACGCGCTCGTTCCCGGGCTTCATCGAGACGCTCACTGCAAGGGCGAGAACGACGTTGGGTGCAGCACCGTGCTCTCCATGCGCTCGAGCATCGGGAGTGCACGCGGCAAGAATTCGCCGCTCCAGATCGGGTCCTTCATCAACGCAGCACGCAGTACGGCACGATGATCGAGACTCTCGTACTGCCAGATATGCACGACGCGGTTGAGCGCACCGAATTCGGAGGACCAAAAGCCCACCAAGGTGCCGTAATTTTTCCGAACCGGCATACCTACTTCGTTGAACAGCCGAAGGTAGTCGTCCAGCAAGCCGGGTTTGACGTCGTAGGTGCGAAGCTCGTAGACCATTGATGGTCTAGAGGTTAGTCGCACCGCCTGTTTCGTCCATTCGAACGAACTTAGTCATCTGTTAAGCACATCGAAACGATTGTCCCCAGACGGCCCTCGGACTACAAAAGGGACCGTGAAGACCTCTTTGCGAGTTCTCAGCCGGCGTGACATTCTCATGGCAGGCGGGGCGT encodes:
- a CDS encoding alpha/beta hydrolase yields the protein MNKNDYVGMAVAVVCTAALVGCANAQANPASGSPASNPPPGGPLPSVVLVHGAFADGSGWEGVYKLLKRDGYSVSIVQNSTVTLADDVAVTGRAIAAQTGQVILVGHSYGGAVITEAGNDPKVAALVYIAGYVPDKGESVQTLIGNTPPDQPAPPILPPKDGFLSLDQSKFAAAFAADSNADKAAFMSASQVPLGVGAVSGSVTTPAWRAKPSWYLVPTADKMIPPSFERTMAKRAGATVTEAEGSHTIFIARPDLVASLIEQAATATQSK
- a CDS encoding type 1 glutamine amidotransferase domain-containing protein, which gives rise to MTASQSSPQVSRGKVLVVLSSTNSLPLRDHKEYKTGYFLNEMMVPVKAIVDAGLQPVFANPQGTTPVMDPHSDDPSFFGGNEQTLRDYKAFRDRLEGFSTPRKLRDVVREGLDGYVGVFFPGGHAPMGDLLQDSDVGATLQYFHAKGKPTGLICHGPIALLAASSQPPALVEAIAANDSKKASELARGWIYAGYRMTAFSTAEEKTAEEGGTRAFLGGKVRFYPDEALRMAGGNVETAPPGKSHVVHDRELFTGQQPFSDAEFAAQFLPALLAGLEK
- a CDS encoding class I SAM-dependent methyltransferase translates to MPSHANRIIGLYEDHALAFDADRHRGLFEQPWLDRFLDLMPPSPSVLDVGCGMGEPVARYLIERGCMLTGVDGAPAMIALCRQRFPQHDWNVADMRGLSLGHTFRGVLAWNSLIHLERDAQRRMFRVFAEHATSGSVLMFTSGDEDDESISSYRGEPLYHASLAPAEYRALLEQNGFEVVAFVPGDPSCENTTVWLARYAP
- a CDS encoding metalloregulator ArsR/SmtB family transcription factor, which gives rise to MPVRCTPPETGRDLVKRWKKSMTFTPDLDERAAVLAVVAQPTRLRLFYLLDQIGEVCVCDLGEILGVSQSAVSQHLAKFKAYGLVTVRRDNQTLFYRLSDKPEVKVLRKVALDGIERT
- a CDS encoding heavy-metal-associated domain-containing protein, which codes for MRTSNEQAKDLSVGGALLAALAASSCCLGPLLLAGLGVGGAGVASALGAYRPYLLAATAAFLAAGFYFSSRRSRAESGDSCGCDPSRTRTAGRVGLWLAAVVVVLVAAAPPVLARWNASSHGSSGTLPSHLESATFDVAGVDCEACAAPMRAAPAKVGGLRDLRLDVRAQRVTIAYEPAPGRPLAYVNAFDDLGYEAKLLSEGEAK
- a CDS encoding NAD(P)-dependent alcohol dehydrogenase; translation: MKAIVYRDYGKADLLCMEDIPLPALAVNEALVRVRAAALNPKDSFFRKGRFHAFSGRRFPKQIGVDFVGEIVRVGARFRVARVGEPVMGFVSEVRYLRGTLAEFVRVRENEAGPIPPSFATPDLAGVPLSALTALQALRDVARLAPGDRVCIHGASGGVGTMAIQIAKAMGAHVTTTSSPKNFALCRELGADVPCDYAADDLFEGNTNYRVVFDAFGNLSLAKVRAVLSSRGVYVSTVPSRRLACEVLATTVGFPRARLVVVRPRVADFAYVAELLISGRLRPVTDRTYAFTRTDVIAAMHHLESKRTRGKVIVDMLEHGPFAS
- the pip gene encoding prolyl aminopeptidase; the protein is MRKTLYPPIEPHSAGRLAVSGGHEIYWEVSGNPKGKPVLFVHGGPGGATEPRHRRFFDPTRYRIVLFDQRGCGKSTPHASLEQNTTWHLVDDMEALRVHLGIDAWQLFGGSWGSTLSLAYAQRHPERVTEMVLRGIFLARASEIAWFNQSGASAIFPDAWEDFVAPIPQDERHDLVHAFYKRLTDDDPKVQSEAARAWAVWESRTISLLPDRERMARSTGGPFAVAIARLECHYSVHGAFFGPDTALLDGVNRIRHLPATIVHGRYDVICPLQNAWALHRAWPEARFEVVEDAGHSVFEPGILHQVVEATDRYR
- a CDS encoding major royal jelly family protein, which encodes MKTNPFGMYIGLLLVSGSAIAALACARNDEAQMPPGGVDAAQESGAVEVDAAQGNPFGKAEVMHSWTRMDWFWRSAAERQAYVSAGVYKGATLAGVDVDRKGNVYVTTPRWLDKGVPSTLNQVVTVYGKSVLLPFPGWDENAVGDAAAHFQNVLGVEVDSANRMWILDMGWVAGVDPTPDGAQKIVVLDLNTGKELKRYAIPDSVANRATSFLNDLVIDEKRELAFITDSGNRSGSPTASGIIVYDFKANSARRILDRHPSVQDDPTRELTVLGERALPTGRLAVGINGITLSPDGRTLYWNVTTGDAIYSANVDVLLDPAATATQIEQAITGPKRIGGGGDGLSADAKGRIYFTNLAAGKVQYFTPWGTTTATLAEGPGTEWPDSLTWDDKGGLWFSSNWLNRAFAGQMNFEQSTPNFRIWRIQTDSSKAFVK
- a CDS encoding MFS transporter yields the protein MKPGNERVEARTIRKIRRRLVPFLVLCYVAAYLDRVNVGFAALTMNADIGLDALSYSLGASIFFVGYFLFEVPSNYALVKVGARRWIARIMVTWGILSSATAFVSGPTSFYVARFLVGAAEAGFFPGIILYLTFWFPPAYRARIVSLFMVSIPASSVVGAPISGSLLGLDGWLGLKGWQWLFILEGAPAVLLGLVAGWYLTDSPERAEWLSREERDWLRRALRPAGDAESERATASGIARAMASPRILCLAIVYFGLTASNYGLGFWLPQIVKAMGLTNTQTGLVTALPFLSGAIAMVLWARHSDRSKERFWHMALPAALACMGLATCACLRDPWLTVLVLSVAATGIFASLPVFWTLPTAMLTGTRAATGIALINSIANLSGFGGPYLVGWIKQRSGSFDGALLALSIFPLISTALVLVLGWAVRIPAEQEQI
- a CDS encoding NIPSNAP family protein translates to MVYELRTYDVKPGLLDDYLRLFNEVGMPVRKNYGTLVGFWSSEFGALNRVVHIWQYESLDHRAVLRAALMKDPIWSGEFLPRALPMLERMESTVLHPTSFSPLQ